Genomic segment of Streptococcus pneumoniae:
GATGGAGCTGTCGGCACTGATGCTTCCTCTAGTGTGGTTACATCTGATACCTTAGTTGTATCAATGATTTTTTCTGCTGCTGCTTGACGAAGGGTATTAGCGATATGAGCTGCTTCTTCTGGGCTGTCATCAGATACTGTAATTGATACGATACGTGTATCAGTTGGTACTGCAACTTTAATTTTTTTCGCCAAGTCTCCTGAACCTGACTTTAATTGCAATTCTTCTGCTACACGGCTAAGAACGTCTTGTGACAAGATGATTTCCTTGTAGTCTTTTACGAGGTAAGCACCTGCCTGAAGGTCTTGGTTAGTAAGGGTATTGCCTTCATTTTGCTGGCGATTGACCACATAGATACGAGTTGTACTATCGTATTTTGGCTTTGCCACAAACATACTGTATCCTAAAGCGAGAACAGCCACTAAGAAAGCTGTAACGACAATCAGAAATTTTCGTTTCCAAAGGGTTTTAATCAATGAAAGAACATCAATTTCAACGGTTTGATTTGCTTGGTTATTCATAGTTTCTCCTAAATAATTTCATCTGCTAAAAGCAGTTCTTGGTTTTCTTTAAATAGTTTACGAGCATAGGCTTGTCCGTATTTTTTGGAAATAATCTGATAAGCTTCCTCCATATAAGGAGGGCGATTATCCAAATTATGCATGTCACTGGCTACAAAATGAACCAAATCATGCTCTAGGAAAAATTGAGCTCGTTTTTTCATAAATTTATATTTATCCCCAAATAATTTTGGTTTTAAGACGCTTGAGCTGTTAATCTGCATATAGCAACCCATATTGATCAAATCTCTGACTTTTTTCACGTCATTTTCTAAACAATGATAGCGTTCGATATGAGCAACAACAGGTGTGATTCCTAAACGCTGAATTTTCCCAAGTGCTGTATGAATTTCCTTATAAGGGGTACTCATACTAAACTCAATGAGAGCATAACCTGTTTGGGCAAGCGTTGGGATCCGTTTTTGCTCCAATTTTTCAAGGACATCACTGGTATAGTAAATTTCTGCCCCGTAGAGAATGGTCAAATCATCTGCAACCTCTTTTGCGATTTCTTTCACTTGTGTAAAATTCGCCGCAATTTTCTCTTCAGGCGTTTCAAACATACCTTTTCTGCGGTGAGAGGTCGAAACAATGGTCCGAACTCCTTGGCGGTAACTTTCTTCTAATAAAGCTCGAGTTTCTGCCTGCGTTTTAGGGCCGTCATCAACATCAAACACGATATGAGAATGAATATCAATCATCTGCTTACTTTCCTTCCATGACGTCTTGAATAGCGGCTTTTGTGGCTGCTAAGCTGTCTTGGTTGACTTCCATGACATAGAGATTGGCTCCTGGCATCGCATAAGATGGTAATCCCATGGTCCCTTGACCTGTGAGAGCTTGTGAGTCTACCGTGTAGCTTTGGCCTGATTCAAGCTGGGCGTTGATAAGGCTCACCATCGTCTCAAAACTCATATTGGTCTGAACTGAATCCTCCAAACCGGAAAGAATGCCTTGGTAGTTGCGAAGAGCATTTGTAGAAGTTAGCTTTTTAATCAAAGCTGCGATGACTTTTTCTTGGTTTTTCCCACGGTCATTGTCACCACCTTGAAGCGAATAACGCTCACGGACAAAACCGAGTGCTTGATCAGAATTTAGATGAACTTCTCCAACTCCAAAATGGTATTTCCCATGTAGACTTGTAAATTCTTGGTCATTATAGACATCTACCCCACCCACCAAGTCAATCAATTTTAAGAAAGAGGTAAAGTTAAGGCGGACATAGTAGTTCATCTTGATACCATAAAGATTTTCAAGGGTATGGATCGAAGCGTCAACGCCATAAATCCCTGCATGGGTCAATTTATCATTTTGATTATTTCCACCATCTGCAATCGGCACATAAGCATCTCTTGGTGTGGTCGTTAAGAGAACTTTCTTGGTCTTACG
This window contains:
- a CDS encoding Wzz/FepE/Etk N-terminal domain-containing protein, coding for MNNQANQTVEIDVLSLIKTLWKRKFLIVVTAFLVAVLALGYSMFVAKPKYDSTTRIYVVNRQQNEGNTLTNQDLQAGAYLVKDYKEIILSQDVLSRVAEELQLKSGSGDLAKKIKVAVPTDTRIVSITVSDDSPEEAAHIANTLRQAAAEKIIDTTKVSDVTTLEEASVPTAPSSPNIKRNVILGFLAGGVVMSLVVLVVEILDDRVKKPEDIEEVMGLTLLGVVPDIEKVK
- the cps4B gene encoding capsular polysaccharide biosynthesis protein Cps4B, with the protein product MIDIHSHIVFDVDDGPKTQAETRALLEESYRQGVRTIVSTSHRRKGMFETPEEKIAANFTQVKEIAKEVADDLTILYGAEIYYTSDVLEKLEQKRIPTLAQTGYALIEFSMSTPYKEIHTALGKIQRLGITPVVAHIERYHCLENDVKKVRDLINMGCYMQINSSSVLKPKLFGDKYKFMKKRAQFFLEHDLVHFVASDMHNLDNRPPYMEEAYQIISKKYGQAYARKLFKENQELLLADEII